The sequence GGTGGACTTCGGGGCGCCCGAGCGCGAGCCCGGCGGGCTGGAGCGGACGGTCAGCGACCACGTGCTGGCCGTCAGCGACGCGGTGGACCGGATCCGGGAGGCCACCGGACGGGACGTCCACCTCGCCGGGTACTCGCAGGGCGGCATGTTCGTCTACCAGGCCGCCGCGTACCGGCGCAGCGAGGGCATCGCGTCCGTGGTGACGTTCGGGAGCCCGGCCGACACCAGCGTCGGGCTGCCGTTCGGGCTGCCGAGCTGGCTGGCGTCCGAAGGGGTCGAGCGCATACCCGACGCCCTGCTCGGCGGGTTCGCGGTGCCGGGATGGGTCACGCGGCTCGGGTTCCAGCTGCTCAGCCCCGTGAAGTCGGTGCGCTCGCGGGTCGACTTCATCCTCCAGCTGCACGACCGGGAGCGGCTCGCGCCCCGGGAGCGCCAGCGCCGGTTCCTGGAGCGGGAGGGCTGGGTGTCGTGGCCTGGGCCCGCGCTGGCGGAGTTCATCCGCCAGTTCATCCAGCACAACCGCATGCTGACCGGCGGGTTCGTCATCGGCGACCGGCTCGTCACGCTCGCCGACATCACCTGCCCCGTGCTGACGTTCCTCGGGGAGGTGGACGAGATCGCGGCGCCGCCGATGGTGCGCGGGATCCGGCGGGCCGCGCCGCGCGCCGAGGTGTACGAGGCGTCCCTGCGCGCCGGGCACTTCGGGCTCGTCGTCGGCAGCCTCGCCATCGCGCGGACGTGGCCGGCCGTCGCCGCGTGGGCGCGCTGGCGGGACGGCGAGGAGGAGCTGCCCGAGATCGTCGTGCCGGTCACCGGGGACGAGGAGGCCGCGTCCGCCGGGCTGCCGGGCGGCCCCGCCGGATACGGGCTCCAGCTCGCCGTGGGCGTCGGGGCGAGCGCCGCCCGGTCGGCGTACCGGACCGCGACGCGGGCCGTGCACGGGACCCGCCAGCTCGGCGGGGAGGCCGCGCAGAACCTGCCGCGCCTGGCCCGGCTGGAGCGCATCCAGTCCGACACCCGGATGTCCATGGGGCTGCTGCTGGACGAGCAGGCCCGCCGCATGCCGGACGAGGTCTTCTTCCTGTACCAGGGGCGCGGGCACACCCACGACGCCGCCAGGCGCCGCATCGACGCCGTGGTCCGCGGCCTGATCCACATCGGGGTGCGGCGCGGCGACGCGGTCGGGGTGCTGATGGGCACCCGGCCGACCGCGCTCGCGCTCGTCGCCGCGCTCAACCGGCTCGGCGCCGTCGCGGTGCTGCTGCGGTCCGACGGCGACCTGGCCGCCGAGGCCCGGCTCGGCCAGGTCACGCGGATCATCGCCGATCCCGGTCACGCCGCGGCCGCCGCGAAGCTGGAGGGCGTGCCCGGCTTCCTGCTGGGCGGCGCGGGACGCGGCGAGCGCGGTCCGCTGATCGACATGGAGGCCATCGACCCGGACCGGGTCGAACTGCCCGGCTGGTACCGGCCCAACCCGGGCCGCGCCGGCGACCTGGCGTTCGTGGTCTTCCGCGGCGAGGGGGACCAGCTGCGCGCCAGCCGCATCACCAACCGGCGGTGGGCCCTGTCGGCGTTCGGGACGGCGTCCTCGGCCTCCCTGTCCTCGTCCGACACGGTCTACAGCCTCACTCCGCTCCAGCATCCGTCCGCGCTGCTGATGAGCCTCGGGGGTGCCGTGGCGGGTGGCGCGCGGCTGGCACTCGCCAGCGCCCACACAGATCCCGGGGGGCGCGGGGGGTCGTCACCCCACAAGGGGTTCGACCCGGAGACCTTCTGGGACGAGGCGCGCCGCTATGGCGTGACCGTCGCCTCCTACACCTGGACGCTGCTGGGCGAGCTCGTGAACGCGCCGCCGAACCCGGCCGAGCGGCACCACGCCGTCCGCCTGTTCATCGGGTCGGGCATGCCGCGCAACCTGTGGCGGCGGGTCGAGGAGCGGTTCGCGCCCGCGCGGGTCCTGGAGTTCTACGCCTCCACCGAGGGCGAGTCGGTGCTGGTCAACCTGAGCGGCAAGAAGCCCGGATCGCTCGGGCGGCCGCTGCCGGGCAGCGCCGAGGTGCGCCTGGCCCGCTACGACCTGGAGAGCGGGCGGCTCGCCGAGGGACCGGACGGGTTCGCCGTCGCGTGCGAGCCCGGCGAGATCGGCATGCTGCTCGCCCGGGTGCGGTTGTCGGCGATCGGGTCGGCGGCCCGCCCCGTGCGGGGGGTCTTCCGGCCCGAGGACGCCTGGACGATCACCGGGGACCTGTTCCGGCGGGACGACGGCGGCGACTTCTGGCTCGTCGGGCGGGAGACCGAGCTGATCCGCACGGCCGACGGCATCGTCCCGCCCGGCCCGATCAGGGACGCGCTCGGGGACCTGCCCTACGTCGACGCCGTGGCCGTCTACGGGATCCCGGTGGGCGACACGGAACTGGCGGCGGCCGCCGTGAGCCTGCGGGCCGCCCGGGGAGGCCGCGCGGCGGACGCCGTGAAGCCGGTGGACCTGTCGGAGGCGCTGCTGCGGGTGGAGCCGGGGCTGCGGCCCGCGATCGTGCGGATCGTCGACGAGGTGCCCGTCACGGCGGGACGGCGGCTGCGGACGGCGCCGCTGCGGGACGAGGGCGTCCCGGCGGCGGGCGACGGGCGCGCCTTCTACCGGGACAAGGCGGGCGCGTACCGGCCGCTCACGGACGCGGCGCGGCGACGGCTCCTCAAGGCGCCGCCCGCCCGCGAGGCCCGCTGACGACCAAGTCACCGCCGATAAGTCTGGACTTACGGGCGGCCCTTGCGTTAGAACAAAGCAACAGATTTCGCGCATTTGTTGCACGCGTCCGGAGGGGTCATGACGAGCGTTCTCGCGCCGCCGCCGCAGGGCAGCGACCTGAAACCGGTGCCCGGCGTGCCCGGCGTCCCCTACATCGGCAGCACGCTCGCGGTGATGCGCGACCCGATCGGGACGGCCCGCAAGCGGTACGCCGAGTACGGCCCGGTCGCCTGGGGATGGCTGCTCGGCCAGCGGATGGTCACCGTCCACGGCCCCGAGGCCGCCGAGGTCGTCCTGGTCAACCGGGACAAGGCGTTCGCGAACGGGCCCGCGTGGAGCTACTTCATCGGCCCGTTCTTCAACCGCGGCATCATGCTCCTGGACTTCGAGGAGCACCTGCACCACCGCCGCATCATGCAGCAGGCGTTCACCCGCCCCCGGCTGCGCTCCTACATGGACGCCATGGCGCCCGGCATCGTCAGGGGCGTGGAGTCGTGGGAGCCCGGGCAGGGCTTCAAGGTCTACGACCACATCAAGAAGCTCACGCTCGACCTCGCGGTGGACGTCTTCATGGGCATCGAGCTCGACGACGCCGAGCGCGCGCGGGTCAACGGCGCGTTCATCGACGCCGTCCGGGCGGGGACGGCCTACGTCCGCTTCCCGGTCCCCGGGCTGCGCTGGCACAAGGGCCTCCAGGCCCGCAAGGTGCTGGAGGAGTTCTTCCACCGGCACCTGCCCGCCAAGCGCGAGGGCGATGGGAGCGACCTGTTCTCGGCGCTCTGCCAGGCCGAGACCGACGACGGCGAGCGGTTCACCGACGAGGACGTCGTCAACCACATGATCTTCGCGTTGATGGCGGCGCACGACACCACCACCATCACGCTGACGACGATGGCCTACTACCTGGCCAAGTACCCCGAGTGGCAGGAGCGGCTCCGCGAGCGGTCGCTCGATCTCGGCGCGGAGCGGCCCGGCTTCGACGACCTGGACGCCTTCACCGGCATCGACATGGTGATGAAGGAGTCGATGCGGATGGTCACGCCCGTCCCGGCGCTGCCGCGCAAGGTCGTCAAGGACACCTCCATCCTCGGCTTCCACGTCCCCGCCGGGACGACCGTCGTGGTGCCGATGCTCAGCAACCACCACATGGCCGACTGGTGGACCGATCCCGACGAGTTCGACCCCGGGCGGTTCTCCCCGGAGCGCCGCGAGGACAAGGTCCACAAGTACGCGTGGGCGCCGTTCGGGGGCGGCGCGCACAAGTGCATCGGGCTGCACTTCGCCGGGATGCAGGTCAAGACGATCCTGCACCAGATGCTTCTGCGGTACCGCTGGAGCGTGCCCGCCCGGTACGAGTGGCCCCTGGACACCACGTCCCTTCCCTCGCCCAAGGACGGGCTCCCCGTCCGCCTCGACCGACTGGAGCAGAGAACATGAGCAAGGTCGTCGCCATCACCGGGGCCGCGCGGGGGATCGGCCTCGCCACCGCCCGCGCCCTCAAGGCCAGGGGCGCCACCGTCGTCATCGGCGACATCGACGAGACCGCCGTCAAGGAGGCCGCCGAGTCGCTCGGCGTCACGGGCCTCGTCCTGGACGTCACGTCCCGCGAGTCGTTCACCGCGTTCCTCGACAAGGCCGAGGAGGCCGCCGGGCCCCTCGACGTCGTCGTCAACAACGCGGGGATCATGCCGATCGGGCCGGTCACCGACGAGAGCGACGCCGACGCCCGCCGCTGCATCGACATCAACGTGCACGGCGTGATGCTCGGCACCAAGCTCGCCCTCGACCGGATGCTGCCGCGCGGCCAGGGCCACGTCATCAACATCGCCTCGCTCGCCGGCGTCATGTTCACCCCCGGCCTCGCGCTCTACAACGCCAGCAAGGCCGCCGTCGTCGGGTTCACCGAGGCGACCCGGCTGGAGGTGGCGGACCGGGGCGTGCACGTCAGCGCCGTCCTGCCCACCTTCACCAACACCGACCTGGTCGCCGGGACGCGCAGCCCGAAGGGGCAGAAGAACTGCGAGCCCGAGGACATCGCCGCGGCCGTCGTCGGCCTGGTCGGCAGGCCGCGCCCGCAGGCCGTCGTGCCGAAGAAGCTCGGCACGCAGGTCCGGCTCGGCGCGCTGCTGCCCGAGCGGGTCCGGCTGGCGACCTCCCGCCGCCTCGGCCTGGACAAGATCTTCCTGGAGTACGACCCCGAGGCGCGCAAGGGCTACGACGCGCGCATCCGATCGGGTTCCTAGACCGCTCCGGTCCGCCGCGCCCTGCGGAAGGCGCGGCGGGCCTGCGGCAGGTAGCGGACGGCCTCGGGCAGCAGCGGCCACACCCGGCCCGCCGCGCGGACGGCCGCGGCGAACCGCCGGTGGCGGCGCTCGTCGGCGGCGCTCCACGGCAGGTCGAGCAACTCGCGCATGCGCGGATGCAGGCCGCCGACCGTGATGAACCGGGCGACCGCGTTCAGGGGCGGCGACACCGCCCGCCACACCGGCGCCGGCACCCTCGGCGGCGCGGGCAGCCCCTTGGTGACGTAGCCGACGCCGTACCGGGCGGTTCTGTGCGCGACGATCTCCTCGTCCAGCATCCGCTTCCAGTACGCCTGGAACGCCTCCCAGTCGTCCGGCATGGCCCGCTCGCTGACCCCGTACATCCGGAACCAGGTCTTGGACTCCTCGTAGATCCGGCGCTTGTCGTCCTCGCCGAGCGGCCGGATGAAGGTCTCGACGCCGTACAGCATGTTGTCGAGGAACGTCGCGTGCGCCCAGTAGTAGGTCTCGGGATCGAGCGCGTGGTAGCGGGAGCCGTCCGGCATCGTGCCCTTGATCTCGCGGTGGTAGTCGCGGACCCTGCGGCCCGTCGCGGCGGACCGCTCCCCGCCGTACACCGTGTCCAGGATCGGGCCCGCGGACCGCCTGACCCGCGCGAACGTCTCGGCGAAGAACACCGAGTGGTCCAGGACGCCCTGGCCGAGCGCGGGGAGCATGTTCTGCAGCACGCCCGCCCGGGGGCCGACGAGGAGCATCCGGGTGTCGCCGAAGTACCGCCAGGTCAGCGAGCCGGGCCCGAGAGGGGCCGGGGTCCGCGCGTCGGCCTCGTCCGTCATGTTTGCACCGCCGGGGGTCGGAACAGAACTACAGAACGACGATTATTGTAACTGTGTCGCATCCGGTGCCGTGGTGCCGGGCGCCCGGCGGTTAGGGTGCGGTCATGACCACGGACGCGACCATCACGCAGGGGCTGCGGGACCGGCTGGCGGCGCCGGACGCCGGCGCCGACGATCTCGACACCCGCATCCTGGACGCCGCGCTCGCGGAGTTCGAGACCTACGGCCTGCGCCGGGTCAGCGTCGAGGACGTCGCCAAGCGGGCCGGGGTCGCCCGCACCACCATCTACCGGCGGTTCACCAACAAGGAGCAGCTGCTCCAGGCCGTGATCCTGCGGGAGTGCCGCCGTTTCCTCACCGCGATCGCCGAGGCCACCGAGGACCTCGCCTCCCCGGAGGACGCCGTCGTCGAGGGCTTCGTGGTCGGCCTGTGCAACGCCCGCACCCACCCGCTGATGACGCGCGTCCTGCAGAGCGAGCCCGAGGCGTTCCTGCCCCAGCTCAGCATGAACGGCGGCGCCGTGATGCTCGCGGCCCGCGACATCCTCGCCGACCGGCTGCGCCGCGCCCGCCCCGGCGCCGCCGAGGACCACGACACCGTGGCCGAGGTCCTCCTGCGGCTCGCGGTCTCGCTGCTCCTCATCCCGGGCGGCGGCCTCGCGCTGGACGACGAGCACGCCATCCGAGCCT is a genomic window of Actinomadura citrea containing:
- a CDS encoding oxygenase MpaB family protein, whose amino-acid sequence is MTDEADARTPAPLGPGSLTWRYFGDTRMLLVGPRAGVLQNMLPALGQGVLDHSVFFAETFARVRRSAGPILDTVYGGERSAATGRRVRDYHREIKGTMPDGSRYHALDPETYYWAHATFLDNMLYGVETFIRPLGEDDKRRIYEESKTWFRMYGVSERAMPDDWEAFQAYWKRMLDEEIVAHRTARYGVGYVTKGLPAPPRVPAPVWRAVSPPLNAVARFITVGGLHPRMRELLDLPWSAADERRHRRFAAAVRAAGRVWPLLPEAVRYLPQARRAFRRARRTGAV
- a CDS encoding cytochrome P450, translating into MTSVLAPPPQGSDLKPVPGVPGVPYIGSTLAVMRDPIGTARKRYAEYGPVAWGWLLGQRMVTVHGPEAAEVVLVNRDKAFANGPAWSYFIGPFFNRGIMLLDFEEHLHHRRIMQQAFTRPRLRSYMDAMAPGIVRGVESWEPGQGFKVYDHIKKLTLDLAVDVFMGIELDDAERARVNGAFIDAVRAGTAYVRFPVPGLRWHKGLQARKVLEEFFHRHLPAKREGDGSDLFSALCQAETDDGERFTDEDVVNHMIFALMAAHDTTTITLTTMAYYLAKYPEWQERLRERSLDLGAERPGFDDLDAFTGIDMVMKESMRMVTPVPALPRKVVKDTSILGFHVPAGTTVVVPMLSNHHMADWWTDPDEFDPGRFSPERREDKVHKYAWAPFGGGAHKCIGLHFAGMQVKTILHQMLLRYRWSVPARYEWPLDTTSLPSPKDGLPVRLDRLEQRT
- a CDS encoding SDR family oxidoreductase gives rise to the protein MSKVVAITGAARGIGLATARALKARGATVVIGDIDETAVKEAAESLGVTGLVLDVTSRESFTAFLDKAEEAAGPLDVVVNNAGIMPIGPVTDESDADARRCIDINVHGVMLGTKLALDRMLPRGQGHVINIASLAGVMFTPGLALYNASKAAVVGFTEATRLEVADRGVHVSAVLPTFTNTDLVAGTRSPKGQKNCEPEDIAAAVVGLVGRPRPQAVVPKKLGTQVRLGALLPERVRLATSRRLGLDKIFLEYDPEARKGYDARIRSGS
- a CDS encoding AMP-binding protein, coding for MMPAVAKTLLKVGSRLGATAQNALEVARFGGFDTDEDASPCDVVTEQRVYRLRHYFPGAGGGPVVLLVPPLMITAEVYDISSRVSAVRVLRDLGVDPWVVDFGAPEREPGGLERTVSDHVLAVSDAVDRIREATGRDVHLAGYSQGGMFVYQAAAYRRSEGIASVVTFGSPADTSVGLPFGLPSWLASEGVERIPDALLGGFAVPGWVTRLGFQLLSPVKSVRSRVDFILQLHDRERLAPRERQRRFLEREGWVSWPGPALAEFIRQFIQHNRMLTGGFVIGDRLVTLADITCPVLTFLGEVDEIAAPPMVRGIRRAAPRAEVYEASLRAGHFGLVVGSLAIARTWPAVAAWARWRDGEEELPEIVVPVTGDEEAASAGLPGGPAGYGLQLAVGVGASAARSAYRTATRAVHGTRQLGGEAAQNLPRLARLERIQSDTRMSMGLLLDEQARRMPDEVFFLYQGRGHTHDAARRRIDAVVRGLIHIGVRRGDAVGVLMGTRPTALALVAALNRLGAVAVLLRSDGDLAAEARLGQVTRIIADPGHAAAAAKLEGVPGFLLGGAGRGERGPLIDMEAIDPDRVELPGWYRPNPGRAGDLAFVVFRGEGDQLRASRITNRRWALSAFGTASSASLSSSDTVYSLTPLQHPSALLMSLGGAVAGGARLALASAHTDPGGRGGSSPHKGFDPETFWDEARRYGVTVASYTWTLLGELVNAPPNPAERHHAVRLFIGSGMPRNLWRRVEERFAPARVLEFYASTEGESVLVNLSGKKPGSLGRPLPGSAEVRLARYDLESGRLAEGPDGFAVACEPGEIGMLLARVRLSAIGSAARPVRGVFRPEDAWTITGDLFRRDDGGDFWLVGRETELIRTADGIVPPGPIRDALGDLPYVDAVAVYGIPVGDTELAAAAVSLRAARGGRAADAVKPVDLSEALLRVEPGLRPAIVRIVDEVPVTAGRRLRTAPLRDEGVPAAGDGRAFYRDKAGAYRPLTDAARRRLLKAPPAREAR
- a CDS encoding TetR/AcrR family transcriptional regulator — protein: MTTDATITQGLRDRLAAPDAGADDLDTRILDAALAEFETYGLRRVSVEDVAKRAGVARTTIYRRFTNKEQLLQAVILRECRRFLTAIAEATEDLASPEDAVVEGFVVGLCNARTHPLMTRVLQSEPEAFLPQLSMNGGAVMLAARDILADRLRRARPGAAEDHDTVAEVLLRLAVSLLLIPGGGLALDDEHAIRAFARDYLTRLLPFSPPSGLAALHRR